The genomic region AGAATTGCGAATGGTGCAGGATCAATACGGTTTGGAGGCCCATTTACTGCAATAACACAATATAGACTACAGCACACGTGAACGCAATAATCAGTCAACCAATTAAACATTTAATGTATTCAAAACGCTTCATATGTAACTCGTATAGCAGATATAATCTCTTTTTCTACATGGCTAAAATgtacaatacattttatgtatTTGATTACAGGCAAAGCAACTGTTTGACATGTGTAAACACATAATGGTAACAAACATGATCAGTATAAACTGATGAGCTGATGACTGTCCAATCCAAAGATGaggtgttttttgtgtgtgtaagaaTACATGCAAAAAATATTGTACTGTAGTTTCCTTTTTCTATAGAAGTGCAGAATATTTCCACAATCTGACAAGCCAGCAAGAAGTTTAAACATCTGTTTGGGGTGGCAAAAGGGAACAGAGGTCATTTCAaacagggattaaaaaaaaaaaacctcacaaaaacataatttgttATATTACTGTCCAATCAGAGTGCTGTATTTTGTGCCTGCTGTATCTTCTTCGATGCTACCTGTCAATCAATAAACAGAAAGTGTATTAAAccattgtgttgtttgtttactaGACAGCACACAGCTATTGGTATCATTTGTATGATGTCATGATCATTATGAATAAATAACTGAAGTATTGAAAACAGAGTTTGACCCCAGTAAAATAATGAACTATCAGtgactcttttgttttttaaatcctaGAAAGCAAAGATAATCCATTCTGAACGTGTCTCATAGAACATTGGATGCAGCAGTGTGATCACCTCCGACTCCTGAGAGCCTGCAGCCCGGAGGCCGGCGGGGGTCTGCGTGTCCAACACTGACTCAATGTGGCTgagcagagaagagaaaaaCTGGGGCACCCCCTCGTAGCCTGGCAGAGTGAAACTCTAATCAGAAAAATCACCGTGGGTGTGTCTCTGTCAGCTAATGCATCTGTAAAAGCTGCGGTACCTGGGAAGATATTGATGTCAATGACGGTCagggtgtgagtgtgaatgttaATGATGACATCCACGCCAAACAGGGCCATCCCGAGCTGCTGGCGGAGCTCTCTGACCAGGGCGGCCACGGCGTCGGAGCTGGGAGGAGGCACTGGGAGGAGCTGCTCATCCAGCTTGGACAGCAGGAAAAGGGAGGATTTCAAATCAATCAGGTTCCttagatttaaatatttaccaTACATAACATAAAACATACAATGTAGTATCacagtatttttgttttaatccctGATTTATTCTCAAAATAATCATATTCTGAAGCTTCTAAATGTGAAACATTCAATAGTACATGGTATTGGTGTGTTAATCTGATGCCACTTAATGTTGCTTACTGCTGTGAGATCAGAGCTAGACTCTGGCTTGGACACCTGATGGCTGTTAAAGAAAATAGTTTTCCTTTCTGGTGTCAGAGAGAAATCACAATTAGTGCAaagtaccacacacacacacacacacacacacacacacacacacacacacacacacatacacacacacaactcaaaACAACACAACTGAAAAGGCAACGCAGAAAAGGCAAGGAAAGTTCAGGGACAATGCTGAAAGGGGGAAGTGAAGAATGagcaaaataaaggaaataaatatatgtacaTCACAGAGACGAGAAAGTTAAGACAAAGGGGAAAAGAATGGGAAGcacaataatataaaatacatgaaggaaaggaagaagaCAGAAAAGGGAAGAAACACGAGGGTAGGAAAATTAAATAACAGCAGAAgagaagacgggggggggggggggggggggggggggatgaaagggaaaagaaaatagCAAGGCTGAAAGTAGTCAAAGATTTAATGAGCACAgcaagaaaaaaagcacaaagggaCGGATGAATGGGACATCAAGGGAGAAAAGACGAGTTGTAACGggcagaaaatgaaaggataacagtagaaggaaggaaagagaaggctgaagaggagaaagaagtgAAAGAGCAAATCTCTTATTTCCGCTGATCCGGCGCGACTCTGACCACAGGGACCGGGGGGGAAGTTCTTGAGCGAGGGTCTCTCTACGCAGAAGTATCTGTCCCCGACCACAAACACCTTGTGCAGAACGGCTCCGTGGTTGACGAAGCTCTGAAGCACACAGGGAGGACGGATGGCAGCCAGACTCCCTGCACTGAAGATCAGAGACATCTGCACAGATAGCAGGTGAgagaataagaaataaaaacgcTGAGGCAGCAACATAAACAGCAACATGCACAAGTCTCAGCCGGCCACTCACCTCATGGGAGAGTGAGCCGTGGGCCACTCTGGTTTTACAAACTGGAGTCgacagagaaaaaagaagaaatgattgTGAGCTCTGTCACACTTCATTAAAGTAATTCAACttaataaaaatcacatttttgttCCAGATTAAATGAATGAGGAGACAACCCGTAAAGGCTGGATGAGATTGTTCTTAGCAAGTGTTTACAGGTCATGAGGCGAAGGCTGCGTCTAGTCTCTGGATGGAGAGAGTGGCCGAGagatgatttttgttttagaATCCAGAGTTAGGAACTGAAAGCACGCTGTTGGACTGACTGAGAGGAAAGCCGAGGCCCTGGGTCATCACGGACTGTTGAACGGAAGGCAGGTCACCGGCGCCGTGGACCTCCAGGTAAGGGGGGGCGCAGACGCGGCAGTCTGTTGGGcgcagcaggagaagcaggtGTAATATCTAAACGCGACGACAGCGAACTACAGTCTGGACCGTTGAGACGAAGTTCACCTCGGAGCGAATTGTGCAGCTTGGTCATGATCCGGTAGGAGGCGAATCGGTCGAGGAGCCGAGCCATTGCAGGGAGCGGGTCCAGAAGAACCGTGTGAGGATGAGCTGACACGAAGCTCTGCAAAGTGTAGAAAGAAGGAACCATCAGGAGAGActctgtccttcctctttggTCTGTCAGTTATCGATTCATGACTCATCCGTCCGGGCCAGGCAACAGCAAAGGAAACCGTTGCTAAGATCAGAGCCCTACCTCGAAGTTGGCGAGGAGCTGTTGCGACTGGCTGTCATGCTCCGCCTCCACGATGACATCAGACAGCTTGTGAACAATTAGATCAAAAGGACCCTGCGGTGCCAGCGGCTGAGCGAGGTCAATCTGGCAGAGGAAAAGCCAATAATGTCCACAGATAAGGAGCTTAATAACTAAACGGTGTTGTGGCTTTATAATTAAGAACGGCAGAAACATGGAAACTAGTTTAAAGACACTTTCTTCGTGCGGCGGTAACCAAGTCTGTGCTCAGAGCTCAGAAAAGCTGCGTGCTAAAACCTTTAGCAATAAAGGCTACAGATTTCAGCTCAAGCAgcgtgtgaatgtgttttataaATCAATCTGGGAGGTTGGAGCTTCAGTAGATTTTTGACTGGGAGTTGTATGGAGTCCTTTAATATTTGTTAACTTTTCATCGGTTTATGTGATTTAAAAGAAATTCGTAGAACTTTTTACAGACGAGGAAACCTCACCATGACAACTGTTCGCTGCTGTGCACAAAGGACGGTATGAAACGTAGGTGATTGAGGCTATATGCACcttttctcatttatttattgcaacTGACAATGTTTCCCAAGTTGCACCTACTTCTTTCGACCTGCGTCACTGTGCAAACATTAACACGCACTGAAATGTTCTAACTATTGCCACCGTGCAGATATTGTTCCTCCCGGGGCTGCAGGTGGCTCTGACATGGATCACTGAAGTTGTGGACATCTGTACATGACATGTACGTACGCATCCGCGAGGAAACTATTTTTACATCAATCACACTGCTTaacacttaaaataaaaatataacacatgctatgtgtgtgtgtgttaaggcgTGTCTGCATCGAGACAAATATGCAACAATCATTATGTGCACAATAAAGCTAGAAGAAAACTCTCACCTCCACTACTTCCACTCCATAGTTTCTGCAGGGAAAAGTCACACAGACAACGGGACTCAGCTCCTCGCATTTTTCATTGTTGCTAATAAAGATTTGCACACTTAGATTAAAGGAGCGTCACCTCTGTTGTTAAAAGTTGGACACAAATTCCAACCATGAGCTCTACAcgaagtaaaaaagaaaaaagaaagcaacttACGCACAAAACTCCATGAAAGCATCCAGATTCATCCTCCTGCGCTTCTTGTCGCTGAGGCAGAAGCCGACCCTGCGGCCGGACATTGCGCTGCGTGCGGGGCTTCCAGCAGAAGAGCCGTCTCTGCCTTCATCCCTCCACGTCAGGATTTACGCAAGCCTGCAACAGGTGAGAGGGGAGGGCCAGTTAGAGAACAaacctaaaacacacacacacacgcgcgcgcacacacacgcacacacacacacacacacacacacacacacacacgcacacactcgacTTATGTATTTATTCCATCCAATAATGAGGCTCACTGAAATCAGACTGAAAGAGAAAGTACAAAATCTCTCAGCTGCATTTTCCTGCTATCAGTGGCACAGAAAAGAACTCTTCAtccaggtacaggtgctgcgaCGCTCACCTGGGGGGGTCACGTCACGGGGGCAGAGATGTCGCGCGGCTCCAACGCAGGTTTCGACCGACACATCACCATCTTCTCACCGGAGGGCCGCCTCTATCAAGTCGGTAAGAGACACCGTCCGGGGTTTCAGTCCAGGAACCTTTGATGATTAACCTACAAGATAATTCTGCTAACATTTAAACTTTATAGCTATCTGACACAAAATAATCCATAACTATATAgattagccaatcagagcgcgcCATTGGATGTTACACGATAACTGCTTTTTAAACTTGAACATCTTGTCGTGTATGAAATATGTAATAATTCAGTTTAGAAAGGTTGTTGTAAATGTATGCTGTCAGTAAATTGAGAGTAATATTTTGTATAGATGGAAATATTCAAATGAGTAAATtcaagattatttttttgtatttaataatattgCCTTTTTAttgcaaacaaaaaagaaatccataaCAAATGTTGACACAGAggattgtaaaaaataattataaatatcTTCCTTTGGCGCTCTAACTTCCAATCTGCAAATGGTGATAATTGCTAcaggcaaaaagaaaacaaggaggcagattttaaagataaataaataaacaaggtCTCGTGAATttaatagatttatttatttattaagagaCGATCCATCGCGTGGATTCAGCATGAAATAACCTTGAGGATAGCTTCTGCACATGCACATGTGGTTATTCAGCGGAGTGCTTTGCTCCACAGATTGATCGCCATAGTAACgggcatgtttgtttgtgacgGAGTGACAGTTCTCCGCTCATGGACAGGACAACGAATgatccctgtgtgtgtctgtgttttgcatGTGCCTTCATGCAGAATATGCTTTCAAAGCCATCTCCCAGAGTGGACTGACGTCTGTGGGCGTCAGGGGGACAGACAGTGTTGTGGTGGTCACGCAAAAGAAAATACCTGtaagagacgcacacacacacacacagtaaaataGTGAAGCCTCGACAGAGTCATGACTCCAACTTCTTGCTTACTTGCATGTTATATGTAAGGAGACGCTGCTGTAAACTTGCCCGTACTCATTATCAAGCCTCAGACGGCTTCCACTGTGAAACGCTTTTATTACAGCGAGAGGGAGGCGGAATCTCTTGTTTCGTCTGTTCAGCATCCTTCAATTTCATTGTGAGATGATCTCAGTCAGAGAGCAATCGGTGTAATAAGCCCGATGGATAGCACAGATTAAACAACAATGGCAAATGGTTATACTCCAACGAGTTCATATCGAGAGACACGATATGCAGATACGTTCCAGGACAGAATTTGACATGCCCCAGTACATAATGCTTTCATCTTAACTTGGTCTCTTTTCCTGACTGCAGGACAAGCTGCTGGACGCTTCCACTGTGACCAACATGTTCAAACTAACCCCTCGCATTGGCTGTGTGATGACTGGACACAGTGGTATATAtttagttcacacacacacccacaccttgTTCATCTACCTGCTGGTTTACTGTATTGATATTGTTATAAATACACTGTTCCCTTTTTGTTACACACAGCTGACAGTCGTTCCCAGGTTCACCGGGCACGAGTGGAAGCAGGAGAATGGAAATA from Brachionichthys hirsutus isolate HB-005 chromosome 11, CSIRO-AGI_Bhir_v1, whole genome shotgun sequence harbors:
- the LOC137901674 gene encoding inositol-tetrakisphosphate 1-kinase-like; protein product: MSGRRVGFCLSDKKRRRMNLDAFMEFCANYGVEVVEIDLAQPLAPQGPFDLIVHKLSDVIVEAEHDSQSQQLLANFESFVSAHPHTVLLDPLPAMARLLDRFASYRIMTKLHNSLRDCRVCAPPYLEVHGAGDLPSVQQSVMTQGLGFPLICKTRVAHGSLSHEMSLIFSAGSLAAIRPPCVLQSFVNHGAVLHKVFVVGDRYFCVERPSLKNFPPGPCERKTIFFNSHQVSKPESSSDLTALDEQLLPVPPPSSDAVAALVRELRQQLGMALFGVDVIINIHTHTLTVIDINIFPGYEGVPQFFSSLLSHIESVLDTQTPAGLRAAGSQESEVITLLHPMFYETRSEWIIFAF